AGAGGAGCTGTGCGGACTCGTGACCCACTTCGACGTGGGTGCGGGCGACCGCGCGCTGGTGGAGCGCCTGCGCGGCGAGGCCCGGCCGGGCTGGCCGCCGCTGCAGCTGATCGTCACGCGCATGGACGAATGGAGCGACTTCAGTGCCGCCGCCGCTCAGCGGCTGGAGGTGTTCGTCGAGGGACGGCACCTCGGTCCCGGAGAGCACGACGCGCCCAGCGAAGGCACCATGCAGCCGGAGTCGATGCTGATCGTGCAGCTGATGCAGATGATCCAGCGCAACCAGGACGTGCGCGAGATCGAGGCCGTGCTCAAGCGTGACGCCGCGTTGACCTACCGGCTGCTGCGCTACATCAACTCGCCGGCCATTGGCGCCGGCGTCGAGATCCATTCGCTGCGCCATGCCGTGACCATGCTCGGCTATGCACCGCTGTTCCGCTGGCTCTCGGTGCTGCTGGCCATGAGCAATGCCAAGGCCAGCCCGCCATTCTTGATGAAGAAGGCCGTCCTGCGCGGCCGCTTCGTCGAGCTGATGGGCAAGGGCATGCTGCCGGCCTCGGATGCCGACAACCTGTTCGTGGTCGGCATGTTCTCGCTCATCGACCGGCTGCTCGGCGTCCCCATGCGGGAAGTGCTCGGCAAGGTCCAGCTCAGCGAGGCGGTCCAACAGGCGATCCTCACGCGCGAGGGTGCCTATGGGCCGCTCCTGGCGCTGGCCGAGAGCTGCGAGGAAGACGGCACGCGCGCCGCGAGCCTGGCCGAGGCGCTCTTCATGAGCGCCGACCAGGTCAACGCCGCGCACCTGTCGGCACTGGCCTGGGCCCAGGACCTCGGCCCCGCCGAGGCACCCTGAGCGCGGCGAGATGCAGGGCTTTTGGGCGCTTGATCGCCACATTGAAAAAGACATGCGCTATGTACATTGAAAGCCCATCCCCGGCGTCGCTCGTGAACTCCGAATTCCTCTTCACAGACCACGATTTCGCGAAGGTCCGCACGCTGATCCATCGCCGCGCGGGCATTGCGCTGGGCGAGCAGAAGCGCCAGATGGTCTACAGCCGGCTGTCGCGCCGGCTGCGCGAACTGCGGCTGCCCGAGTTCTCGCGCTACCTCGAGATGCTGGAGTCCAGCCATGACGGCGAGGAGTGGCAGGCCTTCATCAATTCGCTGACCACCAATCTGACCTCCTTCTTCCGCGAGGCGCACCATTTCCCGGTGCT
Above is a window of Variovorax sp. RA8 DNA encoding:
- a CDS encoding EAL and HDOD domain-containing protein, producing the protein MRFDFFRRHESSDAPASGQAAATGERDASGYVTYAQLLDAGKRVMGYRLAWRAASPASSVDALSQFKALMSCAGRHLNSPKTGWALGRTLLFIDVSAESIVAGELQLLPPENVVLCVGSELLVNEELRPIVLFLREQGFSFMLCGADALPQEEELCGLVTHFDVGAGDRALVERLRGEARPGWPPLQLIVTRMDEWSDFSAAAAQRLEVFVEGRHLGPGEHDAPSEGTMQPESMLIVQLMQMIQRNQDVREIEAVLKRDAALTYRLLRYINSPAIGAGVEIHSLRHAVTMLGYAPLFRWLSVLLAMSNAKASPPFLMKKAVLRGRFVELMGKGMLPASDADNLFVVGMFSLIDRLLGVPMREVLGKVQLSEAVQQAILTREGAYGPLLALAESCEEDGTRAASLAEALFMSADQVNAAHLSALAWAQDLGPAEAP